The following DNA comes from Treponema sp. J25.
GGTCCCTGGCTTATCTATAGGGGGCTTGCGTCAGGGGGGACCGCCCAGGAAACGATAGCCACGTTGTTTCGTGCCGATGCGGTCATCGGCATAGGGAGTCTTCCCCTCAAAGAGCCGAGCCCAGCTGAGATCCTCCAGCGGTACACCCATATCCCTGCGGTAAATCTGCCGGTGCCGATAGGGCTTGGCTATACGGATCTCTTTATGAAACATCTTTCGAGTCTCTCGGGCCACCCCATCCCTTCTGTTGTTCGGGAAGAACGGGCCCGTCTCCAGGATGCCTATGTGGACGCCCACAAATACGTGGCCACCCTTCCCTGTGCGGTAGTCGGAGATGAAGACCTGGTGCTTTCGCTCGCATCCTTCTTGCTCGAAATTGGGGCTCGGCCAGTGTTCTGCGCGTCGGGAGGGAAAACTGGCTACCTTCGGGATGGAATGCTGCGTTTGCAAGCCCAGTGGGGAGATCGGTGGCCCCGGAACTTTGAACCGGTGATTCTTTCGGGCACGGATTTCCAGCATGTGGAAGAACTAATAAAACGCCTCGGGGTTCGCCTTATCCTAGGATCCAGCAAGGCCTATACCACGGCCCGAACGCTGGGAATTCCCCTTGTTCGCTGTGGATTCCCTATTCACGACCGATTTGGAGCTTCCCAGATACTCCATGTGGGGTATGAAGGAACGTACAACCTGCTACGGTTAGTGGTAAATGCCCTCATCGAGCAGGAACAGGAAACCAACCCCGTAGGATACACCTACTATTGAGGAGGCATACGTATGCATTGGGAACGGCATCCCTGTTTTAATGAGTCCTCCCGTCATCGTTATGGACGGGTCCATCTCCCCGTGGCACCTCGATGCAATATCCAGTGTAATTATTGTAACAGAGATTTTGACTGTGCCCACGAAAGCAGACCGGGGGTCTGTAGCAAAATAATGGAACCCGCAGAGGCTCCCGAATATGTAGAAGCTTTGCTGGCCCGATTCCCACAGCTCGCGGTGGTGGGGATCGCCGGCCCCGGGGACCCCTTTGCCAATCCGGAAGAGACCCTTAAAACCCTCAGTCTCATTCATGGAGCATTCCCAGACCTGCTCCTTTGCGTAGCTACCAATGGGTTAAACCTTGCCCCTTATGTGGGGGAACTGGTGAATTTAGGGGTTTCTCATGTGACGATTACCATAAATACGATAAACCCTTCCGTGGGGCAACGTTTGTATGCCTGGGTTCGTAAGGGTAAACAGACCCTCAATGGTTACGAGGCTGCGGCCTATCTACTCCAGGAGCAGCTTTCCAGTATTCCCTTGCTGAAAAGGGCGAACATCCTGGTAAAGGTGAATACGGTACTCGTGCCGGGTATAAACGAACATGAGGTGGGTATCCTGGCCCAGCATCTTGCTTCTCTCGGGGTGGATATCATGAATATTCTTCCCCTGTATCCTGTTAAGGGAACCCCTTTTGCCCGTTTAGAACCACCCTCTTCAGAGATGGTGCAAAAGGCTCGAGAGCGAGCGGGGACCTATCTTCCCCAGATGTATCATTGTACCCGTTGTCGCGCCGATGCGGCGGGTTTCCTTGACCAGGACCTTAATGTTTTCCAGGAAAAGAAAAAGGAGCGGGGAGAAAAAGCTTCTGGTAAGACCTTTTCTCCGGGAGTTCGCCAGAAAGACAATCCTGTCGTCCTACAGGAGAAAAATATCGCCGGTGCTCCACAGACAGGGGACGCTCGTTACCGCATAGCCGTTGCCACCTATGAGGGACTCCTGGTGAATCAACACCTGGGGGAAGCCAACAGGGTCCAGGTGTACCGATTAGAATCGGAGGGGTGGGTACAGGAAGATGAGCGGTGCCTTCCTCCGCGAGGGGGGGGTGATGCGCGGTGGTCCGGGGTGGCTGAAATCCTCGGGGATTGTGATGAACTGTGGGTTGCAGGAATAGGAGAGAATCCCCGCCGCATTCTGGAAAAAACGGGGCTCGTTGTTCGAATACTAGAGGGTTTTATTCACCAGGTTTTAGAAAAATATCGGCCAGGGGAATCCCTGGAATATTATGAGGTTCATCGCCCTCATCGCTGCGGCGAATTCTGTGGGGGGAGTGGTACCGGCTGTGGATGAGGAGGAGGGTGTTGATATGAAGGGACCAAAGATTCATGTGTTGGTATGCGCAGGATTTCGTGTCGGTTCTCCCGTGCAGGG
Coding sequences within:
- the nifB gene encoding nitrogenase cofactor biosynthesis protein NifB; the protein is MHWERHPCFNESSRHRYGRVHLPVAPRCNIQCNYCNRDFDCAHESRPGVCSKIMEPAEAPEYVEALLARFPQLAVVGIAGPGDPFANPEETLKTLSLIHGAFPDLLLCVATNGLNLAPYVGELVNLGVSHVTITINTINPSVGQRLYAWVRKGKQTLNGYEAAAYLLQEQLSSIPLLKRANILVKVNTVLVPGINEHEVGILAQHLASLGVDIMNILPLYPVKGTPFARLEPPSSEMVQKARERAGTYLPQMYHCTRCRADAAGFLDQDLNVFQEKKKERGEKASGKTFSPGVRQKDNPVVLQEKNIAGAPQTGDARYRIAVATYEGLLVNQHLGEANRVQVYRLESEGWVQEDERCLPPRGGGDARWSGVAEILGDCDELWVAGIGENPRRILEKTGLVVRILEGFIHQVLEKYRPGESLEYYEVHRPHRCGEFCGGSGTGCG